The following nucleotide sequence is from Triticum dicoccoides isolate Atlit2015 ecotype Zavitan chromosome 7B, WEW_v2.0, whole genome shotgun sequence.
GTGTTGAGTACAATTCAACTTGCAAACCTCAGAAAAGATTCATCTTTTTCTGAATGTATATCACGGTTATGTCGTACATATGTAGTTTTATATCAAGAACAGCAAGggaagaattttgtcaattttGGTTGAATTCCAATTGCAACTTGGACTGCAAGTCTGAACATTCTTTTCGAAAAGGGGCAAGACCCCAGCCTCTGCAAGTCTGAACATGGACATGAGAACTCAAAATTGCAAAAGGGCAGAATTATATAATTCATCAACTTCTTTGCAGATTTCAGGAGATTTTTAACACTAAATCTCTCTTTCAATTTCATTAACTTCTTTCGATTACAGAGCATACGAGCTACGAGCAACTGCATTGCAGTAGTGCTACTTACAACTACAGTATGCCATGTTCGAGTCTTCGAGAAGAAGGATATACTACTACATAAAAGTGACCTAAAAAGTGACCAGGGCACTAGTTCTGGATCAACTGTTTTCTTGACTAGAGCTACACAACACGTGAAGCTGCGTCGTCCGGACCGAGAAGGTCTTCTTGACCATGGAGCTGGTGCACCCCCTGATTGGCTGCATCATCTTGGGCGCCTGCACCAACTGCGTCTTGCGCCGCCGTTTGACGTCCTCTGCTTCCTGGTAACCCTGGCGGAGCTTGCGCTTCGCGGCTTCGATCTTCTCCTCCGAGCAGAACCCGGCTCGGTCACCGTCGGCGAAGCTGGCGGCGGGATCTGACGCCTTTTTGATGATTTCCGCCAACCGCTTGATCTTGGGAGGTCGCTTCGTCTTTGCGTCAGGATCGGCGGAGGCATGTTGCTGGCCGCCAGCCGCCTTGGGCCGCGGCAGCTTCTTCACGGGCGTGGCTGGTGTGACCTTGGCGCCGTCGACCTCGTTCTGGACGGAGGCCTCCCACCCGCTCACGATGCCGCGCGCGAGGAGGCGGACGCGCTCCGAGTCGTGCTCCCGCAGCGCGCGCACAGACTC
It contains:
- the LOC119339147 gene encoding probable mediator of RNA polymerase II transcription subunit 26c; the protein is MAAQMLRRWQSFYGAFDPVDAAIEAADPDQFSRHVFRRARGNLLGRLCSAADDDQAERICRILDDIMAESLETLRLVPSTPEAPVSTELGESVRALREHDSERVRLLARGIVSGWEASVQNEVDGAKVTPATPVKKLPRPKAAGGQQHASADPDAKTKRPPKIKRLAEIIKKASDPAASFADGDRAGFCSEEKIEAAKRKLRQGYQEAEDVKRRRKTQLVQAPKMMQPIRGCTSSMVKKTFSVRTTQLHVLCSSSQENS